From the genome of Prevotella herbatica, one region includes:
- a CDS encoding alanine/glycine:cation symporter family protein: protein MEVINRFFDTLSSLLWGWPMIILLLGTHIFLTIRLRFPQRKIFLAIKLSVSKDKNATGDVSQFGALSTALAATIGTGNIIGVATAIALGGPGAVLWCWLTGVFGISTKYAEGLLSIKYREKTSKGKMLGGPMYALEKGLGWKWLGVLFAIFTAIAAFGIGNTVQANAIATLAQNTYHISPVISGCIICGLTAAVLLGGVKSIAKVCGILVPLMAILYVLGCIYILFVNGHYVWPAIKIIYSSAFTTKSIVGGTAGTTVMMAARYGIARGLFSNESGLGSAPIVAAAAQTRNPVRQALVSSTGTFWDTVVICALTGLVVVSSILAYPDIDYTNGATLTNQAFCKIPYIGAPLLTFGLLTFAFSTILGWSYYGERAIEYLSGKKLMYAYRIVYIGAVFIGSIANLAVVWNIADSMNALMAIPNLISLLLLNGVIVHETRKYLWRNNLDKDMEE from the coding sequence ATGGAAGTAATAAACCGTTTTTTCGATACACTTAGTTCATTGCTATGGGGTTGGCCAATGATTATTCTATTATTGGGCACACATATATTCCTAACTATAAGATTACGTTTTCCGCAACGCAAGATATTTCTTGCCATCAAACTATCGGTAAGTAAAGATAAGAATGCAACGGGAGACGTATCGCAATTCGGAGCATTGTCTACCGCCTTAGCTGCCACTATAGGTACAGGAAACATTATAGGTGTAGCTACAGCAATAGCACTTGGAGGTCCAGGGGCTGTATTATGGTGCTGGCTAACGGGAGTATTTGGCATTTCAACTAAATACGCTGAAGGATTACTTTCAATAAAATACAGAGAGAAAACTTCTAAAGGCAAAATGCTGGGAGGTCCGATGTATGCCCTCGAAAAGGGATTGGGATGGAAATGGCTTGGAGTGCTTTTCGCCATATTCACGGCAATAGCCGCATTCGGAATAGGAAATACTGTTCAAGCAAATGCAATAGCTACCCTAGCACAAAATACGTATCATATATCACCAGTTATCAGTGGTTGCATTATATGTGGACTCACTGCTGCGGTATTGCTTGGAGGTGTGAAAAGTATCGCCAAAGTATGCGGTATACTTGTTCCATTAATGGCTATACTATATGTTCTTGGATGTATATACATATTGTTTGTAAACGGACATTATGTATGGCCTGCTATAAAAATAATATACAGTTCGGCATTCACCACAAAATCTATTGTAGGCGGAACAGCAGGTACAACAGTTATGATGGCAGCAAGATACGGAATCGCAAGAGGACTGTTTTCTAACGAGTCAGGACTTGGTTCAGCACCTATTGTTGCAGCGGCAGCACAGACTCGCAATCCAGTACGTCAGGCATTAGTTTCATCAACAGGAACATTCTGGGACACTGTGGTTATATGTGCATTAACAGGACTGGTAGTAGTGAGCAGCATCCTAGCCTACCCAGACATAGACTATACAAATGGAGCAACACTGACAAATCAGGCATTCTGCAAGATACCATATATTGGTGCTCCATTGCTTACATTCGGTTTGCTTACGTTCGCTTTCAGCACTATACTCGGTTGGAGCTACTACGGAGAGCGTGCAATAGAATATCTTAGCGGAAAGAAGTTGATGTATGCATACAGAATTGTCTACATTGGAGCCGTGTTCATAGGAAGCATAGCCAACCTTGCTGTTGTCTGGAATATAGCCGACAGCATGAATGCGCTTATGGCAATACCAAACTTAATCTCACTTTTATTGCTGAATGGAGTTATAGTGCATGAGACAAGAAAATATCTGTGGCGCAACAATCTTGATAAAGATATGGAAGAATAA
- a CDS encoding lipopolysaccharide biosynthesis protein, translating to MKTNKTISGTIWSIVERFSKMGIQILCTFIIAQFLPPSEFGLVSMMSIFLAFSTILVDSGFGQALIREQIVSEKDKSSLFWFNILLGIIVYAMFFVIAPYIAAFYNEPKLCILIRIAFLAIIFQSLIVIQQALFFKSIKFKIVSKISLLSVILSGIIGIVVSILRKDVWGLIIQNLSFSIFQCVLFWIYSSWRPTFVCSWLAIKKYLHFSLNLLGSNILAAITDNLANLVVGKNYNATTLGQYTMANKIPYLTSGTISYSIHRVSYSLMSKFQDDNKKLQIYSQRVVGTAFWIIGPIMLILFIFANQFINILFPKEWITTAVYLRYFCIIGFVYCFYDINQDILLIKGRTDILFKLDIIRRSILVVIMLIGVRYNIIIFLRLLTIYYILNAFTVSYISGKLINYSIPKQLFIVMTTPIYYFKKYIIEKQHENC from the coding sequence ATGAAGACAAATAAAACAATATCAGGAACAATATGGAGCATTGTAGAAAGATTCTCTAAAATGGGGATACAAATACTTTGCACATTCATTATTGCCCAATTTCTGCCACCTTCAGAATTTGGATTAGTAAGCATGATGTCTATCTTCTTAGCATTTTCTACCATTCTGGTTGATAGTGGATTTGGTCAAGCTCTGATACGTGAACAAATAGTCAGCGAAAAAGATAAGTCTTCTTTATTTTGGTTTAATATCCTACTTGGTATAATTGTGTATGCAATGTTTTTTGTTATTGCACCTTATATTGCAGCATTCTATAATGAGCCAAAACTATGTATACTTATAAGGATTGCATTTCTTGCCATTATATTTCAATCATTAATTGTAATTCAGCAAGCACTGTTTTTCAAATCAATAAAGTTCAAAATAGTTTCAAAGATATCTCTATTATCAGTAATTTTATCTGGAATAATAGGCATAGTCGTAAGTATATTAAGAAAGGACGTATGGGGATTAATAATTCAAAACCTATCGTTTTCTATATTTCAATGCGTTTTATTCTGGATATATAGTTCTTGGAGACCTACTTTCGTATGCTCATGGCTGGCAATAAAGAAATATCTTCATTTTTCACTAAATCTTTTAGGGAGCAATATATTAGCCGCTATTACTGATAACCTCGCGAACCTTGTTGTTGGAAAGAACTACAATGCTACTACTTTGGGACAATATACTATGGCAAACAAAATACCATATCTTACATCAGGGACTATATCATATTCTATCCATAGAGTGAGTTATTCATTAATGTCAAAATTTCAAGACGACAATAAAAAATTGCAGATATATAGCCAACGAGTTGTTGGTACAGCATTCTGGATTATCGGTCCTATAATGCTCATCCTCTTTATCTTTGCAAATCAATTTATCAACATATTATTTCCTAAAGAATGGATTACCACTGCTGTATATCTACGATATTTTTGCATAATAGGTTTCGTATACTGTTTCTATGACATTAATCAAGATATATTATTAATAAAAGGAAGAACTGATATTCTATTTAAACTTGACATTATCAGAAGATCTATATTGGTAGTAATAATGCTTATAGGCGTGAGATATAATATTATTATATTCTTGAGATTACTTACTATATATTATATCTTAAATGCATTTACAGTAAGTTATATATCGGGCAAATTAATTAATTACAGTATTCCGAAACAACTATTCATCGTAATGACAACTCCAATATACTATTTTAAGAAATATATAATAGAAAAGCAACATGAAAATTGTTAA
- a CDS encoding polysaccharide biosynthesis/export family protein → MTRTIKSIFFIAIIILFASCKTVDKVNYMQDIKANDIINATPKEIRLLPGDKISIFVKSKDEVLTEHFNISLPNMQKTLSYTIDPNGEVDFPMIGKIKLSGKSRSEAAETIKSKLVEEYGVKDAIVTLDFANLRVSVLGEVNKPGSINIDKDNINILEALSMAGDMTIYGKRNDIMVVRDNGNQKETYIVNLTSAKETMSSPAYYLKQNDIVYVPANKTRQRQTTINGNNVLSTSFWVSVASLITTIAVVIFK, encoded by the coding sequence ATGACAAGAACTATAAAATCTATATTTTTTATTGCTATAATAATATTGTTTGCATCGTGTAAGACTGTAGATAAAGTTAATTACATGCAGGATATAAAAGCCAACGATATAATTAATGCAACCCCAAAGGAAATAAGGCTCCTTCCCGGAGACAAGATTTCTATATTCGTAAAAAGTAAAGATGAAGTTCTGACAGAACATTTTAATATCTCTTTGCCAAATATGCAGAAGACTTTATCGTATACCATTGATCCAAATGGCGAGGTTGACTTCCCAATGATTGGTAAGATAAAGTTGAGTGGCAAAAGCCGTTCCGAAGCTGCTGAAACTATAAAAAGCAAACTGGTTGAAGAGTATGGAGTGAAAGACGCCATCGTGACATTGGATTTCGCCAATCTCAGAGTTTCCGTACTAGGAGAAGTAAACAAACCAGGAAGCATCAATATTGATAAAGACAACATCAATATACTCGAAGCGCTTAGTATGGCTGGTGATATGACAATATACGGCAAAAGAAACGACATTATGGTGGTGAGAGACAACGGAAATCAAAAAGAGACATATATCGTAAATCTCACATCAGCAAAAGAAACGATGTCTTCTCCAGCATATTATCTTAAGCAGAATGATATAGTTTACGTTCCTGCCAACAAGACAAGACAAAGACAGACTACAATAAACGGTAACAATGTACTGTCAACATCTTTCTGGGTTTCAGTAGCCTCATTGATTACAACGATTGCAGTTGTGATTTTTAAATAA
- a CDS encoding glycoside hydrolase family 127 protein, with translation MKKKLILLIITCAMYASSHAQPAVTGYPYQQVPFTEVKLSAGSFWGNRLKAAKDVTIPLAFSKCQTEHRYDNFVKAAHPSDDYVVNKFMIFPFDDTDVYKTIEGASYILQSYPDKKLKNYIDSVLNIVAAAQEPDGYLYTARTMNPKHPHPWSGNKRWVQEEVLSHELYNLGHMLDAAVAHYQATGSKKFLDIARKYADCVVREVGPKPGQACVVPGHQIAEMGLAKLYLVTGDHKYLDEAKFFLDYRGKTSIKNIYSQSDKPVTEQTEAWGHAVRAGYMYAGMADIAALTGDTAYVKAIDKIWENIVSKKYYLTGGVGARHEGEAFGADYELPNMTAYNETCAAIAQCYLNLRLFMLHGESKYIDCLERTLYNGVISGMSVDGGKFFYPNPLSSDGVYKFNSDGTTTRQPWFGCACCPSNLSRFIPSIPGYVYAVKNNNVYVNLFMASDAKLKVEGKDIELHTTTAYPWNGNINIKVVNNKNSKANMMIRIPGWIRNEVVPSDLYKFTDNSNASWMITRNGKKVEATINPQGYVCLKNIKKGDNIAISFDMQPRTVVANSHVKDDKGLVAVERGPLVYCAEWADNNGVSIQNTFLRNNPTFKLINDYSIVNTEADGKPFKVDAITTDAQVLERNANGDLQLKNVDLTLIPYYAWNHRGAGHMYVWLQNKLK, from the coding sequence ATGAAAAAGAAGCTAATTCTATTAATTATTACATGCGCAATGTATGCAAGTTCGCATGCACAACCTGCTGTAACGGGATATCCTTATCAGCAAGTACCATTCACTGAAGTTAAACTATCTGCCGGCTCTTTCTGGGGCAACAGACTGAAGGCTGCCAAAGATGTAACTATCCCTTTGGCTTTCAGTAAATGCCAGACAGAACATAGATATGACAATTTCGTAAAAGCCGCTCACCCTAGTGATGACTATGTTGTGAACAAATTCATGATATTCCCATTTGACGACACTGATGTGTACAAAACTATAGAGGGAGCAAGCTACATTCTCCAATCCTATCCAGACAAAAAACTTAAAAACTATATCGACAGTGTACTGAATATTGTAGCTGCCGCACAAGAACCTGACGGATATCTATATACTGCTCGTACCATGAATCCAAAACATCCTCACCCTTGGTCAGGAAACAAAAGATGGGTTCAGGAAGAAGTGCTAAGCCACGAGCTTTATAATCTTGGTCACATGCTTGATGCTGCCGTAGCTCATTATCAAGCAACAGGATCTAAAAAGTTTTTAGACATCGCTAGAAAATATGCCGACTGCGTTGTAAGAGAAGTAGGACCGAAACCCGGTCAGGCATGTGTAGTACCTGGACATCAGATAGCAGAAATGGGACTTGCAAAACTATATCTCGTAACAGGTGACCACAAGTATCTTGACGAAGCTAAATTCTTTCTTGATTATCGTGGAAAAACAAGTATAAAGAATATCTATTCACAGAGTGATAAACCTGTAACCGAACAGACTGAAGCTTGGGGACATGCGGTAAGAGCTGGATACATGTATGCCGGTATGGCTGACATTGCCGCACTGACAGGTGACACAGCATACGTAAAAGCTATTGACAAGATTTGGGAAAACATAGTTTCAAAAAAATACTATCTCACTGGTGGTGTTGGAGCAAGACATGAAGGAGAGGCTTTTGGTGCTGATTACGAACTACCAAACATGACAGCCTACAACGAGACTTGCGCTGCAATAGCACAGTGTTATCTCAATCTGCGTCTTTTTATGCTACATGGAGAGTCTAAATATATAGACTGTCTCGAGCGTACATTATATAATGGAGTGATAAGCGGGATGAGTGTTGATGGAGGAAAGTTCTTCTACCCTAACCCATTATCTTCAGACGGTGTATATAAGTTCAACTCTGACGGCACTACTACTCGTCAACCTTGGTTTGGATGTGCATGCTGTCCAAGTAACTTAAGCAGATTTATCCCTTCAATTCCTGGATACGTTTATGCTGTTAAGAACAATAACGTTTACGTTAACCTTTTCATGGCGAGCGATGCGAAATTGAAAGTTGAAGGAAAAGATATAGAACTCCATACAACTACCGCATATCCTTGGAACGGAAATATAAACATCAAGGTTGTTAACAATAAAAATAGCAAAGCCAATATGATGATTCGTATTCCAGGATGGATACGCAATGAGGTTGTGCCAAGTGATTTGTACAAGTTTACCGACAATAGTAACGCATCTTGGATGATTACCCGCAACGGAAAGAAAGTAGAGGCTACAATAAATCCACAAGGATACGTATGTCTTAAAAACATAAAGAAAGGCGATAATATCGCCATATCATTCGATATGCAGCCAAGAACGGTTGTTGCTAACAGTCATGTAAAAGATGACAAAGGTTTGGTTGCCGTTGAGCGTGGTCCACTAGTTTATTGCGCAGAATGGGCAGACAACAATGGTGTAAGCATTCAAAATACATTTCTACGCAACAACCCAACTTTCAAACTTATAAACGATTATTCTATCGTTAATACAGAAGCTGACGGAAAACCATTTAAAGTTGACGCAATAACTACTGATGCACAGGTATTGGAACGCAACGCTAATGGAGATTTGCAACTCAAAAACGTAGATCTTACTTTGATACCATACTATGCGTGGAATCATCGTGGAGCAGGCCACATGTATGTCTGGCTACAAAACAAACTTAAATAA
- a CDS encoding family 6 glucosyltransferase gives MRIAVLYICTGNYNQFFADFYKSAKKYFLNGIADIEYFVFTDKEQLCSNSDTHIIKKEYKGFPLDSLLRFDDFLSIKEQLIGFDYTFFFNANMKFVAPIGLEFIPIKEKLSAVIHPGYLNKPAFLYPYERNKKSTAYIKPYEKDYHYFMGCLNGGKTEDYIKLVEACRENIHIDMGNDIMARFHDESHLNKYLRGKICLMYPPSYAYPEGKRIPFDKKIIIIDKVKIDKCFNKGRSKSIIRIIKKTISYLYKSISWYL, from the coding sequence ATGAGAATAGCCGTATTATATATTTGCACTGGAAACTACAATCAATTCTTTGCCGACTTCTATAAATCAGCAAAGAAATATTTTCTAAATGGAATAGCAGATATCGAGTATTTTGTTTTCACTGACAAGGAACAACTATGCTCAAATTCAGATACGCATATAATCAAAAAAGAATACAAAGGATTCCCACTGGATTCACTATTGAGATTTGATGATTTTCTATCCATAAAAGAACAATTAATAGGCTTTGACTATACATTTTTCTTTAACGCCAACATGAAGTTTGTTGCACCAATAGGATTAGAATTTATACCCATAAAGGAAAAACTGTCAGCCGTAATTCACCCAGGATATCTCAACAAACCAGCATTTCTTTATCCATATGAAAGAAATAAAAAATCAACAGCATATATTAAACCATACGAAAAAGATTATCACTACTTCATGGGCTGCCTAAATGGTGGTAAAACTGAAGATTACATTAAACTGGTAGAAGCATGCCGTGAGAACATTCATATAGATATGGGAAATGACATCATGGCAAGATTTCATGATGAGTCGCATTTAAATAAATATCTTAGGGGGAAGATTTGCCTTATGTACCCACCATCGTATGCATATCCTGAAGGAAAGCGTATACCTTTTGACAAAAAGATAATAATAATAGATAAGGTAAAAATAGATAAATGCTTTAACAAAGGACGTAGTAAATCTATTATTAGGATAATCAAAAAAACTATTAGCTATCTTTATAAAAGTATAAGTTGGTATCTTTAA
- a CDS encoding alpha-1,2-fucosyltransferase has protein sequence MKIVKIIGGLGNQMFQYALAIALKKNFTKEEVKLDIHCFNGYTKHEGFEIDNVFGNQLELASYSDITKVAYPYFNFQLWRIGSRILPDRRHMISEDTSFKIMPEVIASPNYKYYDGYWQHEEYFYDIHDDILATFKFKEFKDKRNKDLADRLTDINSISIHIRRGDYINDKLFKGTCGIEYYKNAIDEINKRTVPTLFCIFSNDIIWCKKNIGPLLNGKEAIYVDWNTGSDYFRDMQLMAKCKHCIIANSSFSWWGAWLNNNNDKIVIAPRTWYNTNEKVSPATNDWLKL, from the coding sequence ATGAAAATTGTTAAGATTATAGGAGGATTGGGTAACCAGATGTTTCAATATGCACTAGCAATAGCTTTGAAGAAGAATTTCACTAAGGAAGAAGTGAAACTTGATATTCATTGCTTTAACGGCTATACAAAACATGAAGGATTTGAAATAGACAATGTGTTTGGGAATCAATTAGAATTAGCTTCATATAGTGACATTACAAAAGTTGCCTATCCTTATTTTAATTTCCAATTATGGAGAATCGGCAGCAGAATACTTCCTGATAGGCGACACATGATTTCAGAAGACACGTCATTCAAAATTATGCCAGAAGTTATTGCCAGTCCTAATTATAAATATTATGACGGATATTGGCAACATGAAGAATACTTCTATGATATTCATGACGATATATTGGCAACCTTTAAATTCAAAGAGTTCAAAGACAAAAGAAATAAAGACCTAGCCGATAGACTAACAGACATTAATAGCATTTCTATACATATAAGAAGAGGCGACTACATTAACGACAAACTTTTCAAAGGAACTTGCGGTATAGAATATTATAAAAATGCTATTGACGAAATAAATAAAAGAACTGTCCCTACGCTATTCTGTATATTCTCAAATGACATAATTTGGTGCAAAAAAAACATAGGACCACTACTTAATGGTAAAGAAGCAATATACGTAGACTGGAATACTGGCAGTGATTATTTCAGAGATATGCAACTGATGGCAAAATGCAAACATTGCATTATTGCTAATTCGTCTTTTTCATGGTGGGGAGCATGGCTCAACAATAATAATGACAAGATTGTTATCGCTCCAAGAACATGGTATAACACTAATGAGAAAGTATCACCAGCAACAAATGACTGGTTAAAACTTTAA
- a CDS encoding EpsG family protein yields MLLILVYFSLFIFVYITSKLFVSRNVKRMYQMVMCFTLLFIFFGFRNITVLNDTPHYYGAYYHLSQYKSYINSSIFSYDIALKFEWGYQVLMHFLIKYVSKEPYTIIMLSSLIFACGNIWFISKFTDEIALASFIMIISGVWFDQFCLIRQTIALMLFYKAYIFLKQDKTLYYCVMVIIGSLFHLSALTLLIIPILRKLRINAKNVIIVFSIAIALAIFIYQLLGLLGFAGHVYLKISMQRETPPIAAILDGILMLIIIATCYYSHKHLSDKELDNTDFWICIFALCISVMTPAFLPIFRINVYTWPIIYIIFFKYIINHDNTIILTDKTIALRNIILILFIAVMLIRIIIILSFKSEWNHIIPYSFYDFSNDYHYYNLYLQKDH; encoded by the coding sequence ATGTTATTAATATTAGTATATTTTTCTCTGTTTATCTTTGTTTACATTACCTCCAAACTATTTGTTAGTCGTAATGTAAAAAGGATGTACCAGATGGTGATGTGTTTTACCTTACTATTCATATTCTTTGGATTCAGAAACATAACCGTACTAAATGACACGCCACATTATTATGGTGCATATTATCATCTATCTCAATATAAGAGTTATATCAACTCATCTATATTCAGCTATGATATTGCACTGAAATTCGAATGGGGCTATCAGGTACTAATGCATTTTTTAATAAAATACGTTTCAAAAGAACCATATACAATCATCATGCTTTCATCATTAATATTTGCATGTGGAAATATATGGTTCATATCAAAATTCACTGACGAAATTGCATTGGCATCATTTATAATGATTATTTCGGGCGTTTGGTTCGACCAGTTTTGTCTTATTCGCCAAACAATAGCGTTAATGCTGTTTTACAAAGCATATATTTTTCTTAAACAAGATAAGACGCTATATTATTGCGTAATGGTAATTATAGGATCATTATTCCATCTTTCGGCATTAACACTACTGATTATTCCTATCTTAAGAAAACTAAGAATAAATGCAAAGAATGTAATAATTGTTTTTTCCATAGCAATAGCTTTAGCTATTTTCATTTATCAGTTACTAGGATTGTTAGGATTTGCCGGACACGTATACCTTAAAATAAGTATGCAAAGAGAAACTCCTCCAATAGCAGCAATCTTAGACGGGATATTGATGTTAATAATCATAGCAACATGCTATTACAGTCACAAGCATTTAAGCGACAAAGAATTGGATAATACTGATTTTTGGATATGCATCTTTGCTTTATGCATCAGTGTAATGACACCTGCATTTTTGCCGATATTCAGAATCAACGTTTACACATGGCCTATTATCTACATCATATTCTTTAAATATATAATAAACCACGATAATACGATTATATTAACAGATAAGACTATTGCCCTAAGAAATATCATTCTGATATTGTTTATTGCAGTTATGCTTATAAGAATTATAATTATTCTATCGTTTAAATCTGAATGGAACCATATAATTCCATATTCTTTTTATGACTTTAGTAACGATTATCATTATTATAATCTATATTTGCAGAAAGATCATTAA
- a CDS encoding glycosyltransferase, giving the protein MNFSVLISVYYKEKPEYLKDAINSIFNQTLLPNEVILVEDGKLTDELYNTIKSLQEKYDGIKTICLKENQGLGPALNEGLKYCSYDIVARMDSDDICMPDRFKIQTDFLEKHPDIDIISGWIDEFTGYKENIISTRKTPETHNKIVKFGKSRNPINHPAAMFRKNVICSIGGYKAIPLLEDYDLWVRAILNGAHLYNIQQSLLWFRLSDNAFLRRGGIDYAKNEIAFQYNLHKIGYIGVINMYSNIFIRLIIRLLPNMIRKYIYVFKLRK; this is encoded by the coding sequence ATGAATTTTTCTGTTCTCATATCCGTTTACTACAAGGAAAAACCGGAATACCTTAAAGATGCGATAAACAGCATTTTTAACCAAACCCTTCTTCCTAATGAAGTTATTCTGGTTGAAGACGGAAAACTGACCGACGAACTATATAATACAATTAAAAGTCTCCAAGAGAAATATGATGGGATAAAGACAATATGTCTGAAAGAGAATCAAGGGCTTGGACCTGCACTTAATGAAGGACTGAAATATTGTTCATACGATATAGTTGCAAGAATGGACTCTGACGATATATGTATGCCAGACAGATTCAAAATACAAACAGATTTTCTGGAAAAGCATCCTGATATAGACATCATTAGCGGGTGGATAGATGAGTTTACTGGTTATAAAGAAAATATTATCTCAACACGCAAAACGCCTGAAACACATAATAAAATTGTTAAATTCGGCAAATCGCGCAATCCTATCAATCACCCAGCTGCCATGTTTAGAAAGAATGTTATTTGTAGCATTGGCGGTTACAAGGCGATACCTCTTCTCGAAGACTACGATTTGTGGGTAAGAGCAATTTTAAACGGTGCACATTTATATAATATACAACAAAGCCTTCTTTGGTTTCGACTTTCCGACAATGCCTTTTTAAGGCGTGGAGGAATAGACTACGCAAAAAACGAGATTGCATTTCAATATAATTTACATAAGATTGGATATATAGGGGTCATAAATATGTATAGTAATATTTTTATAAGACTTATAATAAGATTATTACCAAATATGATAAGGAAATATATTTATGTTTTCAAACTTAGGAAATAA
- a CDS encoding GumC family protein, with protein MQETKYEQSKGITFKEYLNYCKAKRLWFIISIAICLLLTTGYLIFKNPVYERSAQIMIKNDSNPSSKLTAGLSMIQGFGGLFGASSNVSNELISMKTPANILEAVKRLNLDYSYSTRPFLRKIPLYGDSLPVKINISGMKDCDDASMKIELQKGKVRIYNLKKNKNKFDAEYNGTVNSVYHSPIGLIAITATKAYNGKENMTINVKKNAPIKTVKDIEEKLDAGITEEMGSVIDLSYEDAVPQRAEDILNMLIRVYNEKWMDDENQLNSRTTQFIDNRISEITSDLGKAENTITTYKSKNNLPDVIETTKLAMETSTEVSGEIATLRGQRESAKFILNFVDNHSNSNQTLPVNLLSNDKILSAQIEEYNKLQLEHNRIAENSNKTNTIVQNIEKQLSNMRKSIKAALANTVKQADIQMASYNELKGTNDSQIKSSPKQAKFLLSAERQQKIQEQLYIFMLQKREENVLSQAFTPYKTRILSAPMGDTEPVAPKAFVLILISLAIGIILPAFGTFLNMNFKKLME; from the coding sequence ATGCAAGAAACAAAATACGAACAATCAAAAGGTATAACTTTCAAAGAGTACCTGAATTATTGCAAAGCCAAACGTTTGTGGTTTATCATTTCCATCGCAATATGTTTGTTGCTGACAACAGGATACCTGATATTTAAAAACCCTGTATATGAACGGTCTGCACAGATAATGATTAAGAATGACTCAAATCCAAGTTCCAAACTTACTGCCGGATTGAGTATGATTCAAGGTTTCGGTGGATTATTTGGTGCTTCTTCAAATGTAAGCAACGAACTCATATCAATGAAGACACCTGCAAACATACTTGAAGCGGTGAAAAGACTTAATCTTGACTATTCATATTCCACACGTCCATTCCTTAGAAAGATACCATTGTATGGTGACAGTCTGCCTGTGAAAATTAATATCAGCGGAATGAAAGACTGTGATGATGCAAGCATGAAGATTGAACTGCAAAAAGGTAAAGTAAGAATTTACAATCTAAAGAAAAATAAAAATAAATTTGATGCTGAATACAACGGAACTGTAAACAGCGTTTACCACTCTCCTATCGGCTTAATTGCTATCACAGCAACGAAAGCCTATAATGGGAAAGAGAATATGACGATAAACGTAAAAAAAAACGCTCCTATTAAGACCGTGAAAGACATAGAAGAAAAACTCGATGCTGGAATAACAGAAGAAATGGGATCAGTAATCGACTTGTCGTATGAAGATGCGGTTCCACAACGTGCAGAAGATATTCTAAATATGTTGATAAGGGTGTATAATGAGAAATGGATGGATGACGAAAATCAACTTAACTCAAGAACAACACAATTCATCGACAACAGAATATCAGAAATCACATCTGATTTGGGTAAGGCTGAGAATACAATAACAACATATAAATCCAAAAACAATCTGCCTGATGTTATAGAAACCACCAAACTGGCGATGGAAACATCAACAGAAGTAAGTGGAGAGATTGCTACTTTAAGAGGTCAGAGAGAATCGGCAAAATTCATTCTTAATTTCGTTGACAACCATTCAAACTCCAACCAGACATTACCAGTAAACTTACTAAGTAATGACAAAATTCTATCTGCCCAAATTGAGGAATACAACAAACTGCAATTAGAGCACAACCGCATTGCTGAGAACAGCAATAAGACGAATACTATTGTTCAAAACATAGAAAAGCAACTGAGCAATATGAGAAAGTCTATAAAGGCTGCACTTGCAAATACTGTAAAGCAAGCCGACATTCAAATGGCTAGCTACAACGAACTGAAAGGCACAAATGACTCGCAAATTAAGTCAAGTCCGAAACAAGCTAAGTTCCTTTTATCGGCAGAACGTCAACAAAAGATACAGGAACAACTGTATATCTTTATGTTGCAAAAAAGAGAAGAAAATGTATTGTCACAAGCATTCACTCCATACAAAACGAGGATATTGTCTGCTCCTATGGGTGACACAGAGCCTGTAGCACCAAAGGCATTTGTACTTATACTCATTTCACTTGCGATAGGAATTATTTTGCCGGCATTTGGCACTTTCCTAAACATGAATTTCAAGAAATTAATGGAATAA